A part of Aegilops tauschii subsp. strangulata cultivar AL8/78 chromosome 2, Aet v6.0, whole genome shotgun sequence genomic DNA contains:
- the LOC109783309 gene encoding probable magnesium transporter NIPA2: protein MVMSLDNLRGFALATSSSAFIGSSFVIKKIGLKKAGDVGVRAGSGGYSYLYEPLWWIGMVTMILGEVANFAAYAFAPAILVTPLGALSIIFSAVLAHFILNERLHMFGVVGCALCVVGSIDIVLHAPMERKIDSVSEIWQLATEPGFIVYSCLAVALALVLMFWVVHHTEQRKMLAYVAICSLFGSLTVISVKAVAIALKLSFNGVNQFVYIQTWFFISVVIICCLVQLNYLNKALDSFNTAVVAPVYYVMFTTLTILANMIMYKDWDSQNATQIASEVCGFVTIVAGTFLLHKTRDMGNTQPDSDSLRADCELQEHS from the exons ATGGTGATGTCTCTAGACAATTTAAGGGGCTTTGCATTAGCCACATCATCAAGTGCTTTTATCGGATCTAGCTTTGTGATCAAGAAAATTGGCCTGAAGAAAGCTGGGGACGTTGGGGTAAGAGCAG GTTCTGGAGGCTACTCATACTTGTATGAACCGTTATGGTGGATAGGAATGGTAACTA TGATTCTGGGTGAGGTGGCCAATTTTGCAGCATATGCATTTGCGCCAGCAATACTTGTTACTCCTCTGGGAGCATTGAGCATCATATTTAG CGCAGTGCTAGCACACTTCATTTTGAATGAGAGGTTGCATATGTTTGGCGTGGTTGGTTGTGCATTATGTGTTGTTGGTTCAATTGATATAGTTTTGCATGCCCCGATGGAAAGAAAGATTGATTCAGTTAGCGAAATATGGCAACTCGCAACTGAACCAG GTTTCATAGTATATTCTTGCTTGGCTGTAGCTCTTGCACTTGTTTTAATGTTCTGGGTTGTTCACCATACCGAGCAAAGGAAAATGCTCGCATATGTTGCAATATGTTCACTTTTCGGGTCTCTTACG GTTATCAGTGTTAAAGCAGTGGCCATTGCCTTAAAGCTCTCATTTAACGGAGTGAACCAATTTGTCTACATCCAAACGTGGTTCTTTATTTCTGTTGTGATTATATGCTGTTTAGTGCAGCTGAATTATTTAAACAAG GCCTTGGATTCATTCAATACAGCTGTGGTCGCACCTGTATATTATGTGATGTTCACCACTCTTACTATTCTTGCGAACATGATCATGTACAAG GACTGGGACTCTCAGAATGCAACACAGATAGCAAGTGAGGTGTGTGGGTTCGTGACGATTGTTGCGGGGACATTTCTTCTGCACAAGACCAGAGATATGGGGAACACACAACCTGACTCAGATTCTCTGAGAGCGGACTGTGAACTCCAGGAGCATAGCTAG